A genomic segment from Spinacia oleracea cultivar Varoflay chromosome 3, BTI_SOV_V1, whole genome shotgun sequence encodes:
- the LOC130470456 gene encoding 40S ribosomal protein S10-3-like isoform X1 — protein sequence MIMTEQNRREISKYLFQEGVCFAKKDYNLAKHPDIDVPNLQVIKLMQSFKSKEYVRETFAWMHYYWFLTNEGIEFLRTYLNLPSEIVPATLKKQMKPAGRPMGGAPGPRGGSRFEGDRPRFGDRDGYRSGPRGEGDSGDKGGAPADYRPSFGGSSSGRSGFGRGAGSFGAGPTSSNLS from the exons ATG ATCATGACTGAGCAGAACCGCCGTGAGATCAGCAAGTACCTCTTCCAAG AGGGAGTTTGCTTTGCAAAGAAAGATTATAACTTGGCAAAGCACCCTGACATTGATGTCCCGAATCTGCAAGTGATCAAGCTGATGCAAAGCTTTAAGTCCAAGGAGTATGTGAGGGAGACCTTTGCTTGGATGCACTACTACTGGTTCTTGACCAACGAGGGTATTGAATTCCTTCGTACTTACCTCAACCTTCCCTCAGAGATTGTCCCTGCTACCTTAAAGAAGCAGATGAAGCCTGCTGGCAGGCCAATGGGCGGCGCACCTGGCCCACG TGGGGGATCGCGATTTGAAGGAGACAGGCCTAGATTTGGTGATAGGGATGGCTACCGTTCTGGACCTCGTGGTGAAGGTGATTCCGGTGACAAGGGCGGTGCTCCTGCTGATTACAGACCATCATTTGGG gGTTCTTCTAGTGGTAGGTCAGGCTTTGGTCGTGGAGCTGGAAGCTTTGGTGCTGGACCAACAAGTTCAAATCTTTCTTGA
- the LOC130470456 gene encoding 40S ribosomal protein S10-3-like isoform X2 — MTEQNRREISKYLFQEGVCFAKKDYNLAKHPDIDVPNLQVIKLMQSFKSKEYVRETFAWMHYYWFLTNEGIEFLRTYLNLPSEIVPATLKKQMKPAGRPMGGAPGPRGGSRFEGDRPRFGDRDGYRSGPRGEGDSGDKGGAPADYRPSFGGSSSGRSGFGRGAGSFGAGPTSSNLS, encoded by the exons ATGACTGAGCAGAACCGCCGTGAGATCAGCAAGTACCTCTTCCAAG AGGGAGTTTGCTTTGCAAAGAAAGATTATAACTTGGCAAAGCACCCTGACATTGATGTCCCGAATCTGCAAGTGATCAAGCTGATGCAAAGCTTTAAGTCCAAGGAGTATGTGAGGGAGACCTTTGCTTGGATGCACTACTACTGGTTCTTGACCAACGAGGGTATTGAATTCCTTCGTACTTACCTCAACCTTCCCTCAGAGATTGTCCCTGCTACCTTAAAGAAGCAGATGAAGCCTGCTGGCAGGCCAATGGGCGGCGCACCTGGCCCACG TGGGGGATCGCGATTTGAAGGAGACAGGCCTAGATTTGGTGATAGGGATGGCTACCGTTCTGGACCTCGTGGTGAAGGTGATTCCGGTGACAAGGGCGGTGCTCCTGCTGATTACAGACCATCATTTGGG gGTTCTTCTAGTGGTAGGTCAGGCTTTGGTCGTGGAGCTGGAAGCTTTGGTGCTGGACCAACAAGTTCAAATCTTTCTTGA